In the genome of Natronomonas salina, the window ACGGTCCTGGACACCCTCGGCGGCGACGACGTCGTCGACCTCGAGCGGATCGACGCCGCGGAACTCGTCGACGGCGAACTCGAGCGGCTGCGGCAGACCTACCCCGAGGTCACCTTCGAGGACGACCTGCGCGGTCCGGTGTACGTCAGGGCCGACGAGCTGCTCGCGGACGTCGTCGGCAACATCGTCACCAACGCCGTCGAGCACAACGACACCGAGGGCCTCCGGATCGCCGTCACCGCGGCGGTCGACGGCGACCGGACGACCATCCGCATCGCCGACAACGGCACGGGCGTCCCGCCCGACCAGCGGGAGGCCATCTTCCGCCGCGGGGAGTCACACGCGAAGTCGACGGGCTCGGGGTTCGGCCTCTTCTTCGTCGACGCGATGGTCGAGGCCTACGGCGGCGAGGTGTGGGTCGAGGGCGACGACGGCGCCGTCTTCGTCGTGGAGCTGCCGACCGCCGCGGCCCCAAAGAGGGATGCCGCATGACCCCGAACGGCGACGGTATGAGCGAGACGGACGGCCCGGTCGTCCTCGTCGTCGAGGACGAACCCGACGTGGCCGAGACCTACGAGCTGTGGCTCGCCGGCACCTACGACGTCCGGCTGGCCGCGTCGGGAACCGAGGCCCTGGAACTGGTCGACGACGCCGTCGACGTCGTACTGCTCGACCGGATGATGCCCGGCATGTCCGGCGACGAGGTGCTCGCCGAGATCCGCGAGCAGGGCTACGACGTCCGGGTCGCGATGGTGACGGCCGTCGACCCCGACTTCGACATCGTGGAGATGGGCTTCGACGACTACGTCACGAAGCCGCCGACCCAGGAGAGCCTCCGGGGGACCGTCGAGGACCTGCTGGCCCGCGGCAACCACGTCGACACCGTCCAGGAGTACCGGGCGCTGCTGGCGAAGCGGACGGCCCTCGAGGCCGAGAAGGGCGACGCGGAGCTCGCCGAGAGCGACGCCTACGCCGACCTCCAGTCGCAGATCGAGGCCGTCGAGGCCGAACTCGACGACCAGGAGGACCGGCTGCTCGACGACTCGGAGTTCGTCGGCGCGATCCGCGACTTCGAGGACGGGGCGGGGGACCGTCCGGAGGACAGCGGATGAGCTCCGGTCGGTTCCAGTCCCGGCAGACGGAGGCGAACACCTACGACCTCGGCGACGCCCTCCCGGTCGAGGGGCTGTCGTCGCTGGACGCCGGGACGAACGTCCTCGTCTCCGGGCCACCGATGCTGGGCAAACAGCAGCTCGTCCTCGAGCTGCTGGCGGCCGGCACCGACGACGAGCACGCCCTCGCGATCACGCCGGACACCAACGGCGACCGGCTCCGGCGGCAGTTCGAGAACGCCACCGGTCGCGACGCAGACCGGCTCCGGATCGTCGACTGCACGGGCGCGACCGGCAAGGGGTCGATGGACGACTCCGAGACGATCAAGTACGTCGGCTCGCCGAGCGACCTCACCGGCATCGGGATGGGCATCGTCAAGTGCACCCGCGACATCGGCGCGGGCGTCGACGACGGCCTCCGGCTGTCCGTGCTGTCGCTGTCCACGCTGCTGCGGTACGCCAACGCCGACCGGATGTTCAACTTCCTGCACACCGTGACCGGCCGGGTCTCCGCCGCGGGCTACCTCGGGCTCGCCACGTTCGACCCGACCACCCACGACGCGTCGGCGGCGAACACCCTCACCGCGCTGTTCGACGTCGTCGTCGAGCTCCGGGAGGCCGACGACGGCAGCCGCGAGGTGCGGGCCGTCGGCCACCCCGGGACGCCGCGGACCTGGCAGCCGTTCTGAGGGTCGCAGTCGAAACCCGTATCCCGCCCGCACGGCTACGGCCCGCCAATGGAGTGCGACAAGTGCGGCGAGAGCGCGGTCATGCACGCCGCCTACTCGGGGCTGCACCTCTGCGAGGAACACTTCTGTCGCTCCGTCGACTCCCGGGTCCGCAAGCGCATCCGCGAGGACGCCCTCCTCTCGGAGGACGCCACGCCCGAGGACCCCGAGACCTGGCTGATCGGCCTGTCGGGCGGCAAGGACAGCGTCGTCCTCACGCACGTCCTCGACGACGTCTTCGCGCGGGACCCCCGCGTCGAACTCGTCGCGCTCACCATCCACGAGGGCATCGAGGGGTACCGCGACGCCTCGCTGGACGCCTGCCTGGAGCTGACCGACGACCTCGAGATCGACCACGAGGTCGTCAGCTACGCCGACGAGTACGGCCTCGAGATGGACGACGTCGCCGAGGACGACCCGCTGAACATGGCCCCCTGCGCGTACTGCGGGGTCTTCCGGCGGGACGCCCTCTCGCAGTACGCCGAGGAGTATGGTGCCGACAAGCTCCTGACGGGCCACAACCTCGACGACGAGGCCCAGACCGCGATGATGAACCTGCTGTCGGGCGATATCCAGCAGGTCGCCAAGCACTTCGACGCCTCGCTCGGCAGCTTCGAGGAGCGGGAGATCGACGACGACCCGTTCGTCCCCCGCGCGAAGCCGCTGCGGGACCTCCCCGAGAAGGAGGTCGCCCTCTACGCGCACCTGCGGGACCTCCCGACGCACATGGCGGAGTGTCCCCACGCCAGCGAGGCCTACCGCGGCGAGATCCAGGAGCACCTCCACGCCCTGGAGGACGACCACCCCGGA includes:
- a CDS encoding response regulator — its product is MSETDGPVVLVVEDEPDVAETYELWLAGTYDVRLAASGTEALELVDDAVDVVLLDRMMPGMSGDEVLAEIREQGYDVRVAMVTAVDPDFDIVEMGFDDYVTKPPTQESLRGTVEDLLARGNHVDTVQEYRALLAKRTALEAEKGDAELAESDAYADLQSQIEAVEAELDDQEDRLLDDSEFVGAIRDFEDGAGDRPEDSG
- a CDS encoding DUF7504 family protein; protein product: MSSGRFQSRQTEANTYDLGDALPVEGLSSLDAGTNVLVSGPPMLGKQQLVLELLAAGTDDEHALAITPDTNGDRLRRQFENATGRDADRLRIVDCTGATGKGSMDDSETIKYVGSPSDLTGIGMGIVKCTRDIGAGVDDGLRLSVLSLSTLLRYANADRMFNFLHTVTGRVSAAGYLGLATFDPTTHDASAANTLTALFDVVVELREADDGSREVRAVGHPGTPRTWQPF
- the ncsA gene encoding tRNA 2-thiolation protein NcsA — translated: MECDKCGESAVMHAAYSGLHLCEEHFCRSVDSRVRKRIREDALLSEDATPEDPETWLIGLSGGKDSVVLTHVLDDVFARDPRVELVALTIHEGIEGYRDASLDACLELTDDLEIDHEVVSYADEYGLEMDDVAEDDPLNMAPCAYCGVFRRDALSQYAEEYGADKLLTGHNLDDEAQTAMMNLLSGDIQQVAKHFDASLGSFEEREIDDDPFVPRAKPLRDLPEKEVALYAHLRDLPTHMAECPHASEAYRGEIQEHLHALEDDHPGTRHSIMSGYEELAKLAAEAYRGSDDEAQGSCERCGAPTNNDVCRKCELVEAVGGEQAETVE